Proteins from one Dermacentor variabilis isolate Ectoservices chromosome 1, ASM5094787v1, whole genome shotgun sequence genomic window:
- the LOC142563308 gene encoding cilia- and flagella-associated protein 418-like isoform X3: MSNQSTVNRYAKEHPRQQLGTCMQLLSLNNVHHDQLLVFRTSSDDSIEEAINEICRVPELNVPNTDLAESKVFGRRNIQACSHIHCCKCDFQVAVFEDYAWDETADYLFFRNSVPDASKLRSRLFRKLGWRAYCCQCHWRSVAALASAQQERLPWMCARH, encoded by the exons ATGTCGAATCAAAGTACTGTGAACAGATATGCCAAAGAGCATCCGCGCCAACAGCTGGGTACGTGCATGCAGCTTCTTTCGCTAAATAATGTGCATCACGATCAGCTATTGGTTTTCAGAACATCTTCTGATGATAGCATTGAAGAAGCTATAAATGAAATATGCAGAGTTCCAGAGTTAAAC GTTCCTAACACTGATCTCGCCGAAAGCAAGGTATTCGGTCGCAGAAATATCCA GGCATGCAGCCATATTCATTGCTGCAAGTGCGACTTCCAAGTTGCTGTATTCGAAGATTATGCGTGGGATGAAACAGCAGACTACCTGTTCTTCAGAAACAGCGTTCCGGATGCAAGCAAACTTCGCTCAAGGCTTTTTCGGAAGCTTG GTTGGCGGGCCTATTGCTGTCAGTGCCATTGGCGCTCTGTAGCAGCACTTGCATCTGCGCAACAGGAGAGGCTGCCTTGGATGTGTGCTCGCCATTAG
- the LOC142563308 gene encoding cilia- and flagella-associated protein 418-like isoform X1: protein MSNQSTVNRYAKEHPRQQLGTCMQLLSLNNVHHDQLLVFRTSSDDSIEEAINEICRVPELNVPNTDLAESKVFGRRNIQCYVVYLGGTDVVFGVSTSASRRACSHIHCCKCDFQVAVFEDYAWDETADYLFFRNSVPDASKLRSRLFRKLGWRAYCCQCHWRSVAALASAQQERLPWMCARH from the exons ATGTCGAATCAAAGTACTGTGAACAGATATGCCAAAGAGCATCCGCGCCAACAGCTGGGTACGTGCATGCAGCTTCTTTCGCTAAATAATGTGCATCACGATCAGCTATTGGTTTTCAGAACATCTTCTGATGATAGCATTGAAGAAGCTATAAATGAAATATGCAGAGTTCCAGAGTTAAAC GTTCCTAACACTGATCTCGCCGAAAGCAAGGTATTCGGTCGCAGAAATATCCA GTGTTATGTGGTCTACCTTGGCGGCACAGATGTGGTCTTTGGCGTGTCGACCAGTGCATCAAGAAG GGCATGCAGCCATATTCATTGCTGCAAGTGCGACTTCCAAGTTGCTGTATTCGAAGATTATGCGTGGGATGAAACAGCAGACTACCTGTTCTTCAGAAACAGCGTTCCGGATGCAAGCAAACTTCGCTCAAGGCTTTTTCGGAAGCTTG GTTGGCGGGCCTATTGCTGTCAGTGCCATTGGCGCTCTGTAGCAGCACTTGCATCTGCGCAACAGGAGAGGCTGCCTTGGATGTGTGCTCGCCATTAG
- the LOC142563308 gene encoding cilia- and flagella-associated protein 418-like isoform X2, whose amino-acid sequence MRMEDDIDALLDDVESKYCEQICQRASAPTAGTSSDDSIEEAINEICRVPELNVPNTDLAESKVFGRRNIQCYVVYLGGTDVVFGVSTSASRRACSHIHCCKCDFQVAVFEDYAWDETADYLFFRNSVPDASKLRSRLFRKLGWRAYCCQCHWRSVAALASAQQERLPWMCARH is encoded by the exons ATGCGCATGGAAGACGACATAGATGCTCTTCTAGACGATGTCGAATCAAAGTACTGTGAACAGATATGCCAAAGAGCATCCGCGCCAACAGCTGG AACATCTTCTGATGATAGCATTGAAGAAGCTATAAATGAAATATGCAGAGTTCCAGAGTTAAAC GTTCCTAACACTGATCTCGCCGAAAGCAAGGTATTCGGTCGCAGAAATATCCA GTGTTATGTGGTCTACCTTGGCGGCACAGATGTGGTCTTTGGCGTGTCGACCAGTGCATCAAGAAG GGCATGCAGCCATATTCATTGCTGCAAGTGCGACTTCCAAGTTGCTGTATTCGAAGATTATGCGTGGGATGAAACAGCAGACTACCTGTTCTTCAGAAACAGCGTTCCGGATGCAAGCAAACTTCGCTCAAGGCTTTTTCGGAAGCTTG GTTGGCGGGCCTATTGCTGTCAGTGCCATTGGCGCTCTGTAGCAGCACTTGCATCTGCGCAACAGGAGAGGCTGCCTTGGATGTGTGCTCGCCATTAG
- the LOC142563308 gene encoding cilia- and flagella-associated protein 418-like isoform X4 translates to MPKSIRANSWVPNTDLAESKVFGRRNIQCYVVYLGGTDVVFGVSTSASRRACSHIHCCKCDFQVAVFEDYAWDETADYLFFRNSVPDASKLRSRLFRKLGWRAYCCQCHWRSVAALASAQQERLPWMCARH, encoded by the exons ATGCCAAAGAGCATCCGCGCCAACAGCTGG GTTCCTAACACTGATCTCGCCGAAAGCAAGGTATTCGGTCGCAGAAATATCCA GTGTTATGTGGTCTACCTTGGCGGCACAGATGTGGTCTTTGGCGTGTCGACCAGTGCATCAAGAAG GGCATGCAGCCATATTCATTGCTGCAAGTGCGACTTCCAAGTTGCTGTATTCGAAGATTATGCGTGGGATGAAACAGCAGACTACCTGTTCTTCAGAAACAGCGTTCCGGATGCAAGCAAACTTCGCTCAAGGCTTTTTCGGAAGCTTG GTTGGCGGGCCTATTGCTGTCAGTGCCATTGGCGCTCTGTAGCAGCACTTGCATCTGCGCAACAGGAGAGGCTGCCTTGGATGTGTGCTCGCCATTAG